The following coding sequences lie in one Syngnathoides biaculeatus isolate LvHL_M chromosome 16, ASM1980259v1, whole genome shotgun sequence genomic window:
- the LOC133514885 gene encoding transmembrane ascorbate-dependent reductase CYB561 isoform X2: MEDSSVSRSARSTFAWLVGGSQVLGVTSVVLTGVWMGHYQGGFAWDGTQQEFNLHPLCMVLGLVFLQGDAILVYRVFHNEAKKNVKVLHGVIHLLALIISIVGIVAVFDSHRAAKYPNMYSLHSWCGMATIVLFSVQWVMGLLFFLFPVASSWLRAMYLPVHTFCGLGLLAMAVGTSLLGPPIRAFHLRGFWPMFWASCLCALGCCFATSSPGKSTGGH, from the exons ATGGAGGATTCTTCTGTCTCCCGCTCTGCTCGCTCTACGTTTGCGTGGCTGGTGGGAGGCTCCCAAGTTCTGGGTGTGACATCAGTCGTGCTGACTGGCGTTTGGATGGGTCACTACCAAGGGGGCTTTGCTTGGGATGGCACGCAACAGGAATTCAACCTACACCCTCTGTGCATGGTTCTGGGCTTGGTCTTCTTACAGGGAGATG CCATCCTGGTCTACAGAGTATTccacaatgaagcaaaaaagaaTGTTAAGGTGCTTCATGGCGTCATTCACTTGCTCGCCCTCATCATCAGCATCGTCG GTATAGTAGCTGTGTTCGACTCCCACAGAGCAGCCAAGTATCCAAACATGTACTCCTTGCACAGTTGGTGTGGCATGGCTACCATTGTCCTATTTAGCGTGCAG TGGGTCATGGGTTTGTTGTTCTTCCTATTTCCTGTGGCATCATCGTGGTTGCGAGCCATGTACCTCCCCGTCCATACGTTCTGTGGTCTGGGTCTGTTGGCTATGGCTGTGGGGACCAGCTTGCTCG GTCCACCTATTCGAGCTTTCCACCTGAGGGGGTTCTGGCCAATGTTTTGGGCATCCTGCTTGTGTGCTTTGGGGTGCTGCTTTGCTACATCATCACCAGGGAAGAGTACAGGCGGCCACTGA
- the LOC133514885 gene encoding transmembrane ascorbate-dependent reductase CYB561 isoform X1, translating into MEDSSVSRSARSTFAWLVGGSQVLGVTSVVLTGVWMGHYQGGFAWDGTQQEFNLHPLCMVLGLVFLQGDAILVYRVFHNEAKKNVKVLHGVIHLLALIISIVGIVAVFDSHRAAKYPNMYSLHSWCGMATIVLFSVQWVMGLLFFLFPVASSWLRAMYLPVHTFCGLGLLAMAVGTSLLGITEKLLFSIMSTYSSFPPEGVLANVLGILLVCFGVLLCYIITREEYRRPLNPEEESLAVHFKTLTEGGSPTMP; encoded by the exons ATGGAGGATTCTTCTGTCTCCCGCTCTGCTCGCTCTACGTTTGCGTGGCTGGTGGGAGGCTCCCAAGTTCTGGGTGTGACATCAGTCGTGCTGACTGGCGTTTGGATGGGTCACTACCAAGGGGGCTTTGCTTGGGATGGCACGCAACAGGAATTCAACCTACACCCTCTGTGCATGGTTCTGGGCTTGGTCTTCTTACAGGGAGATG CCATCCTGGTCTACAGAGTATTccacaatgaagcaaaaaagaaTGTTAAGGTGCTTCATGGCGTCATTCACTTGCTCGCCCTCATCATCAGCATCGTCG GTATAGTAGCTGTGTTCGACTCCCACAGAGCAGCCAAGTATCCAAACATGTACTCCTTGCACAGTTGGTGTGGCATGGCTACCATTGTCCTATTTAGCGTGCAG TGGGTCATGGGTTTGTTGTTCTTCCTATTTCCTGTGGCATCATCGTGGTTGCGAGCCATGTACCTCCCCGTCCATACGTTCTGTGGTCTGGGTCTGTTGGCTATGGCTGTGGGGACCAGCTTGCTCGGTATCACAGAAAAACTCCTCTTCAGTATCAT GTCCACCTATTCGAGCTTTCCACCTGAGGGGGTTCTGGCCAATGTTTTGGGCATCCTGCTTGTGTGCTTTGGGGTGCTGCTTTGCTACATCATCACCAGGGAAGAGTACAGGCGGCCACTGAACCCTGAAGAGGAGTCCTTGGCAGTCCACTTCAAGACCCTGACTGAAGGGGGCTCACCCACCATGCCCTAA